A section of the Mesobacillus jeotgali genome encodes:
- a CDS encoding isoprenylcysteine carboxyl methyltransferase family protein has product MVFFLFVGLIIFQRITELVIARRNEAWMKSQGAIEFGQGHYPAMVAIHTAFFLFFITEVMLFNKELSNYWPILLALFLITQAMRVWALASLGRYWNTKIIILPGANVVKRGPYKIIKHPNYLIVAVELIVIPLMFNAHVTAAVFTLLNILILSIRIPAEEKALRELTKYEAAFTNQGRFLPNLLNKCDN; this is encoded by the coding sequence GTGGTATTTTTCCTATTTGTCGGATTGATTATATTCCAGAGGATAACGGAACTAGTGATAGCCAGAAGGAATGAGGCCTGGATGAAGAGCCAGGGCGCAATAGAATTCGGGCAGGGGCATTATCCAGCGATGGTGGCAATTCACACAGCCTTTTTCCTTTTTTTTATAACAGAAGTGATGCTATTTAATAAAGAGCTGTCAAATTATTGGCCAATTTTACTGGCGTTGTTCCTTATAACACAGGCAATGAGAGTTTGGGCACTTGCTTCATTAGGAAGGTATTGGAATACAAAAATCATCATCCTTCCCGGAGCGAATGTCGTTAAGCGCGGTCCCTATAAAATCATCAAGCATCCAAATTATCTAATTGTTGCAGTAGAATTAATCGTGATTCCTTTAATGTTTAATGCCCATGTAACAGCAGCGGTATTTACCCTTTTAAATATCCTCATTCTTTCGATCAGGATTCCTGCAGAAGAAAAGGCATTAAGAGAGCTGACCAAATACGAAGCTGCTTTTACAAATCAGGGGCGATTTCTTCCGAACTTGTTAAATAAGTGTGACAATTAA
- a CDS encoding zinc-finger domain-containing protein encodes MTRNDILAEVETLLNTYCNGCFLKKHHRQVHGKRSAHRFCITQCTVGEKIKKCGQKL; translated from the coding sequence TTGACTCGAAATGATATCCTTGCCGAGGTTGAAACATTGCTCAATACATATTGCAATGGATGCTTCCTAAAAAAGCATCACCGGCAAGTACACGGAAAAAGATCCGCCCACCGGTTTTGCATAACACAATGCACCGTCGGCGAGAAAATAAAAAAGTGCGGTCAGAAATTATAA
- a CDS encoding DMT family transporter: MKASTLADLSLLFVALIWGATFVLVQNAISFLEPLSFNAVRFTIAAILLGLWLIIFERHQLQKLDRKLILSGIMLGIWLFIGYAFQTLGLLYTTSSKAGFITGLSVVLVPLLMIAILKQRPGMNSIAGVIAATIGLYLLTMSDVSGLNIGDAFVLICAAGFALHIVFTGKFSSSFPTLILTTVQIFTVAALSAVSSVLFEDWQRAFQPDVIFSANVITALLITSVLATALAFFIQTNFQKHTTATRVALIFAMEPVFAAITAYFWAEERLAYSALVGCGMIFAGMILAELPAGKFESFVRKIIPKKEADFKA; this comes from the coding sequence ATGAAAGCATCAACTCTTGCTGACCTAAGTTTATTGTTTGTGGCTCTTATCTGGGGAGCGACTTTTGTTCTGGTGCAAAATGCCATCTCATTCCTTGAGCCCCTTTCTTTTAATGCAGTTCGTTTTACGATCGCTGCAATTCTTCTGGGGTTATGGCTTATAATTTTTGAAAGGCATCAACTTCAAAAACTAGATAGGAAATTGATTTTATCAGGTATAATGCTCGGAATATGGCTTTTTATTGGCTACGCCTTTCAGACACTTGGTCTCCTTTATACTACCTCATCAAAAGCTGGCTTTATTACAGGGCTAAGTGTGGTACTGGTTCCTTTATTGATGATTGCGATTTTAAAACAGCGCCCGGGCATGAATTCCATCGCAGGCGTTATTGCAGCCACAATTGGCCTGTATCTTTTAACAATGTCAGATGTGTCGGGCCTAAATATCGGTGATGCATTTGTTCTTATATGCGCAGCGGGTTTTGCCTTGCACATCGTTTTTACCGGGAAATTTTCAAGCAGTTTTCCTACATTGATTTTGACGACTGTGCAAATATTTACTGTTGCGGCCTTATCTGCCGTATCTTCGGTTCTTTTTGAGGACTGGCAAAGAGCTTTTCAGCCAGACGTCATTTTTTCTGCGAATGTAATAACCGCTCTATTGATTACATCGGTCCTTGCCACAGCACTGGCGTTTTTCATCCAGACAAATTTCCAGAAGCACACTACAGCAACACGAGTTGCGTTGATTTTTGCGATGGAACCTGTCTTTGCAGCGATTACGGCGTATTTCTGGGCAGAAGAACGCCTGGCATATAGTGCCCTCGTTGGATGCGGGATGATTTTTGCCGGAATGATTCTTGCTGAATTGCCAGCTGGAAAATTTGAAAGCTTTGTACGTAAAATAATCCCTAAAAAAGAGGCTGATTTCAAAGCATGA
- a CDS encoding dynamin family protein, which translates to MGQTVAHQEQKLLGKILSLYNLIKTNQDEETAEKVRQLGKKAIEEEFSIAFCGHFSAGKSSMINKLVGDNILPSSPIPTSANLVRIKSGAEYAKVIFKNGGSRLYPAPYDYETVKTYCKDGDQIQEIEISYDGAEFLEQAVIMDTPGIDSTDDAHRIATESALHLSDLVFYVMDYNHVQSELNFLFTKELTDAGKELYLIINQVDKHQDAELSFEQFKESVEVSFADWGVKHSGIFYTSLKAPQSPYNQFDELRTFIMERKSSRAEILPVSIFRSLEKLSEDYLGRLQQDLSTQVDQFESVLAELSDDERQQLSKNLDQIRNEIAKIRIEQDPEKEFRSGLNDILKNAYLMPFQTRELAEAYLQARQPDFKVGLLFSKQKTEQERSARLASFYQDLEEKVQSQLNWHIKDFLTKLFKKHKLSQPELQAAANGFKIDYNDELLAGAVKPGARLSGDYVLNYTNDVAEALKNLARRKVEPIKEMFLEYARVNDDEQVSELIKKEQKYETLLAAWEGLSAIKEKIAGDRRRVSEILYGEPIVVKHEDLNLFSQEAVEPEVIENMHHGPSETKKEKVKPEQEEPSSDQNVGNDIGRIHEVQKQLVRKLNFTSEQVEGIPGLKKIARELKDKAARIKDREFTVALFGAFSAGKSSFANALVGERLLPVSPNPTTAAINKIKPVTQEYPHGTVIVKIKTDKELLKELERSLGLFGESISDFERAIDQIKNLKWEDSGYSASEKTHFSFLQAFAKGFGNLSDKLGEQLFVDLDSFRGYVAEEEKSCFVDWIEVYYDCELTREGITLVDTPGADSINARHTGVAFEYIKNSDAILFVTYYNHAFSKADREFLIQLGRVKDSFELDKMFFIVNAVDLANSEEEQEAVLEYVEGQLVQYGIRKPHLFPVSSLKGLNEKLQPGSAGDLQFNQFEKAFYKFIANDLMNMAAEAAEAKWSQAVSLIQEMIRSSEEDKAAKAEKRQNLLSEKEKMLAVLSQKNPAVLEERLKQEADELTYYIRQRVFIRFGEFFREAFNPALLKDDGRNLKKAVESALDDLIESIGYDLAQEMRATSLRVETYISQILKDHQQALLADLSKVNSLVSISLTENGPLSGIEFETAYQSIDRAIFKRALGMFKNPKSFFEKNEKRYMAEELEQLLHGPAGEYLEEENSRLKEHYLQELKQEFEKVQNDFSEQIIEYFEGITSALDENFSIDTVKQALLKIKNYQ; encoded by the coding sequence ATGGGCCAGACTGTAGCGCATCAAGAACAAAAACTTCTGGGGAAGATTTTATCTCTATATAATTTAATCAAAACAAATCAAGACGAAGAAACGGCTGAAAAAGTAAGGCAGCTGGGAAAGAAAGCAATTGAAGAAGAATTTTCGATTGCCTTCTGCGGCCATTTTTCGGCAGGTAAGTCCAGCATGATCAATAAACTGGTCGGCGATAATATACTTCCATCAAGTCCGATTCCAACCAGTGCGAATCTGGTGAGGATTAAATCAGGAGCAGAATATGCAAAGGTCATTTTTAAAAATGGAGGGTCCCGCCTGTATCCGGCACCATATGACTATGAAACAGTAAAAACGTACTGTAAGGATGGAGACCAGATCCAGGAGATCGAAATCAGCTATGATGGTGCAGAATTCCTGGAGCAAGCGGTTATTATGGATACACCTGGAATTGATTCAACGGATGATGCACACCGTATAGCGACAGAATCCGCACTGCATCTTTCCGACCTTGTTTTTTACGTTATGGATTATAACCATGTGCAATCGGAGCTCAACTTCCTTTTTACAAAAGAACTGACAGATGCAGGAAAAGAGCTGTATTTAATTATCAATCAGGTCGATAAACATCAGGATGCCGAGCTTAGCTTTGAACAATTCAAGGAAAGCGTCGAAGTATCCTTTGCAGATTGGGGAGTCAAGCATTCGGGGATTTTTTATACATCGCTGAAAGCACCGCAATCGCCATACAACCAGTTTGATGAGCTTCGTACTTTCATTATGGAGCGGAAGAGCAGCAGGGCTGAAATACTGCCTGTGTCGATCTTCAGGTCGCTGGAAAAGCTCTCAGAGGACTATTTGGGAAGGCTGCAGCAGGATCTGTCAACACAGGTTGACCAGTTTGAATCTGTTCTTGCAGAGCTGTCTGATGATGAAAGACAGCAGCTATCAAAAAATCTTGACCAAATAAGGAATGAGATTGCAAAAATAAGAATAGAACAGGATCCGGAAAAGGAATTTAGATCTGGCCTTAATGACATTCTGAAGAACGCTTATCTTATGCCTTTTCAGACAAGGGAGCTGGCAGAAGCATACCTGCAGGCACGTCAGCCGGATTTCAAAGTAGGCTTGTTATTTTCAAAACAAAAAACAGAGCAGGAAAGATCCGCCAGGCTGGCAAGCTTCTATCAGGATCTGGAGGAAAAGGTCCAGTCGCAGCTTAACTGGCATATCAAAGACTTTTTGACTAAGCTGTTTAAAAAACACAAACTCTCACAACCTGAACTTCAGGCAGCGGCCAATGGTTTCAAAATCGATTACAATGACGAATTGCTTGCAGGAGCAGTCAAGCCTGGGGCAAGACTTTCGGGTGATTATGTTCTCAATTATACAAATGATGTGGCTGAGGCTTTGAAAAACCTTGCAAGGCGGAAAGTCGAACCTATTAAAGAAATGTTCCTTGAATATGCAAGAGTCAATGATGACGAGCAAGTTAGTGAGCTTATAAAAAAAGAACAGAAATACGAAACGCTTTTGGCTGCATGGGAAGGTCTGTCCGCAATTAAGGAAAAAATTGCTGGAGACAGAAGACGGGTTTCGGAAATTCTCTATGGTGAACCAATTGTGGTTAAACATGAGGACCTTAACCTTTTCAGTCAAGAAGCTGTTGAGCCAGAAGTTATAGAAAATATGCACCATGGTCCCTCAGAAACTAAAAAGGAAAAAGTTAAACCCGAGCAGGAGGAGCCTTCTTCTGATCAAAATGTAGGCAATGATATAGGGCGGATTCATGAAGTACAAAAGCAATTAGTCCGGAAATTGAACTTCACATCTGAACAGGTTGAGGGGATACCAGGACTGAAAAAGATTGCCCGAGAATTAAAGGATAAGGCTGCTCGCATAAAAGACAGAGAATTTACTGTTGCCTTGTTCGGCGCATTCAGTGCGGGTAAATCTTCATTTGCCAATGCGCTCGTTGGAGAGAGGCTTTTGCCAGTGTCACCTAACCCGACTACTGCGGCGATCAATAAGATAAAACCGGTAACACAAGAGTATCCTCACGGGACGGTCATTGTAAAAATTAAAACAGACAAGGAACTGCTGAAAGAATTGGAACGTTCCCTTGGATTGTTTGGGGAGAGCATTTCGGATTTTGAGCGAGCGATCGATCAAATTAAAAATCTTAAATGGGAAGACAGTGGCTATAGTGCATCAGAAAAGACACATTTCTCTTTCCTCCAGGCTTTTGCAAAAGGCTTTGGAAATCTCAGCGACAAACTCGGTGAGCAGTTATTCGTTGATCTGGATTCTTTCCGCGGATATGTGGCCGAAGAGGAAAAATCATGCTTTGTTGACTGGATTGAAGTCTATTATGACTGTGAGCTGACTAGGGAAGGAATCACCCTTGTCGATACTCCTGGGGCCGATTCTATCAATGCGCGGCATACGGGGGTTGCCTTTGAATATATCAAGAATTCCGATGCTATTCTTTTCGTAACGTACTATAACCATGCCTTCTCAAAAGCGGATCGGGAATTTCTGATTCAGCTCGGAAGGGTCAAAGACAGCTTTGAACTTGATAAAATGTTCTTTATTGTCAATGCAGTGGACTTGGCGAACTCAGAGGAAGAACAAGAGGCTGTACTTGAATATGTTGAAGGGCAGCTTGTCCAGTACGGCATTAGGAAACCTCACCTCTTCCCGGTATCAAGCTTAAAAGGATTGAATGAGAAACTTCAGCCGGGAAGCGCTGGGGACCTGCAATTTAATCAATTTGAAAAAGCGTTTTACAAATTCATCGCTAATGATCTTATGAATATGGCTGCCGAAGCTGCCGAGGCAAAATGGTCCCAGGCTGTCAGTCTGATCCAAGAAATGATTCGTTCTTCTGAGGAAGACAAGGCAGCGAAAGCGGAAAAACGCCAAAATCTGTTATCCGAAAAGGAAAAAATGCTGGCTGTTCTTTCACAAAAGAATCCGGCTGTCCTTGAGGAACGTTTGAAACAAGAGGCGGATGAGTTAACTTATTATATTCGCCAGCGTGTCTTTATACGTTTTGGTGAATTCTTTAGGGAAGCTTTCAATCCGGCTCTTCTGAAGGACGATGGCCGCAACTTGAAGAAGGCAGTGGAATCGGCGCTCGATGATTTGATTGAAAGCATTGGATATGATCTGGCACAGGAAATGAGGGCTACTTCATTAAGGGTTGAGACATACATTAGTCAAATACTCAAGGATCATCAGCAGGCTCTCCTGGCTGACCTATCGAAAGTAAATTCTCTAGTCTCAATATCATTAACTGAAAATGGGCCGCTATCCGGAATTGAATTTGAAACAGCTTACCAAAGTATCGATCGCGCCATTTTCAAGAGAGCGCTAGGAATGTTCAAAAACCCTAAATCGTTCTTTGAGAAGAATGAAAAAAGATATATGGCAGAAGAGCTGGAACAGCTTTTACATGGACCTGCAGGTGAATATCTTGAGGAGGAGAATTCAAGATTAAAAGAACACTATCTGCAAGAATTAAAGCAGGAATTTGAAAAAGTACAGAATGATTTTTCAGAGCAAATCATCGAATATTTTGAAGGAATCACCTCTGCTCTTGATGAAAACTTCTCTATCGATACAGTTAAACAAGCGCTCTTAAAAATCAAAAACTATCAATAA
- a CDS encoding DUF6123 family protein, which translates to MIHSVRTVEDYLFHLKSKGFVFREDAIGFIYFGQQYTNSSDEITNTAIEITLKAQKGFDGSFFISLLETFASNKIDSRKEAWEFIKKIELLAV; encoded by the coding sequence TTGATTCACTCAGTGCGGACAGTTGAAGATTACCTGTTTCATTTGAAGAGCAAAGGGTTCGTTTTCCGTGAGGATGCCATCGGCTTCATTTATTTCGGACAGCAATATACGAATTCCTCCGATGAAATCACAAATACTGCCATTGAGATTACCCTCAAGGCACAAAAAGGATTTGACGGAAGCTTTTTTATATCATTACTTGAAACTTTCGCTTCAAATAAAATTGATTCCCGCAAAGAAGCATGGGAGTTTATCAAAAAGATCGAGCTTTTGGCCGTATGA
- a CDS encoding reverse transcriptase-like protein, which produces MKYKLEWEYKAKALDPILFTSDFLDGEHALQAGEELEKSGKAMNISFIDEIGTSWTIKEMRKLLEEVEEEPHDLTLYFDGGFDNAHFKAGLGTIIYYKQGKKKYRLRANEVFDELETNNEAEYAALYFALTILDEMGVRNMTCEIKGDSQVVLKQLEGEWPCYEETLNRWLDRIENKIKQLGLHPKYYAIGRKENKEADKLATQALQGKMINSKMQII; this is translated from the coding sequence TTGAAATATAAATTAGAATGGGAATATAAAGCAAAAGCGCTGGACCCTATCCTGTTCACCTCTGATTTTCTGGATGGCGAGCATGCGCTCCAGGCCGGAGAAGAACTGGAGAAATCGGGGAAAGCAATGAACATATCCTTCATAGATGAGATCGGGACTTCATGGACAATTAAGGAAATGCGCAAACTCCTGGAAGAGGTGGAAGAAGAGCCTCATGACCTGACCCTTTATTTCGACGGAGGTTTTGATAATGCCCACTTTAAAGCTGGTCTAGGAACAATAATCTACTACAAACAGGGCAAAAAGAAATACAGACTGCGTGCCAACGAAGTATTCGACGAACTGGAAACGAATAATGAAGCGGAATACGCCGCTCTTTATTTTGCGCTTACCATACTGGACGAAATGGGAGTCAGAAATATGACCTGTGAAATAAAAGGTGATTCCCAGGTGGTTCTGAAGCAGCTGGAGGGAGAGTGGCCTTGTTACGAAGAAACCCTTAACCGATGGCTTGACAGGATAGAAAATAAAATTAAGCAGCTAGGATTGCATCCAAAATACTATGCAATCGGAAGAAAAGAAAACAAAGAGGCCGACAAACTGGCAACCCAGGCATTACAGGGTAAAATGATCAACAGCAAAATGCAAATAATATAA
- the sspL gene encoding small, acid-soluble spore protein L, translated as MSKKRNRGTKAPGVTPQGYGQDAEFAEEPKSKLENAAKKKNSK; from the coding sequence ATGAGTAAAAAGCGAAACAGAGGAACGAAGGCTCCAGGAGTCACTCCTCAAGGTTACGGGCAGGATGCTGAATTTGCAGAAGAGCCAAAGTCAAAACTTGAAAATGCTGCCAAGAAAAAGAATTCTAAATAA
- a CDS encoding HD-GYP domain-containing protein — protein sequence MKKTTPSAFTSLSDYQIETLLDSIRNGNAIQDPTTQTAVNNKIVDISRRLDAASMQMEEIFDVVARTGVVPVAEIKNEIMPAIRQAAEIPHIYHLFYELKSKDEYTYRHTVCVGIISTLIGKWLNLNQSDLYDLSLGATLHDIGKARIPADILNKPGRLSQEEYAEMKRHTVYGYKMLKDIPELNDRVALIALQHHEREDGGGYPFSLRSKKIDEYAKIVAIADVYHAMSSSRVYHQAEPFHIVISQMQNDVFGKFNPKIMLVFLYKIMDSLVGRRVLLSNGEEGTILMVDPFEPLRALIKTEDTLIDMRLNRGLRISRVLNDSIVGV from the coding sequence ATGAAGAAGACCACTCCATCAGCGTTCACGTCCCTATCTGATTACCAAATTGAAACATTATTGGATTCAATCAGGAATGGTAATGCCATTCAGGACCCTACAACACAGACAGCAGTAAATAATAAAATCGTCGATATTTCCAGGAGGCTAGACGCAGCGTCGATGCAGATGGAAGAGATATTCGATGTGGTTGCCAGGACAGGCGTAGTCCCCGTCGCTGAGATTAAGAATGAAATCATGCCTGCAATCAGGCAGGCTGCGGAAATACCGCATATCTATCATCTTTTCTATGAGCTTAAATCGAAAGATGAATATACATACAGGCATACAGTCTGTGTCGGCATCATCTCAACATTGATTGGAAAATGGCTGAATTTGAATCAATCTGACCTGTATGACCTGTCCCTTGGGGCGACCCTTCATGATATTGGCAAGGCACGAATACCTGCTGACATCCTTAATAAACCGGGCAGGCTGTCACAGGAAGAATACGCTGAAATGAAACGGCATACAGTCTATGGATATAAAATGCTAAAGGATATCCCGGAGCTTAATGACAGGGTTGCCCTTATCGCTCTTCAGCACCATGAACGGGAGGATGGCGGCGGCTATCCGTTCAGCCTGCGGAGTAAAAAGATCGACGAGTATGCAAAAATCGTTGCAATCGCTGATGTCTATCACGCTATGTCCTCTTCGCGTGTTTACCATCAGGCGGAACCATTCCATATTGTCATTTCTCAGATGCAGAATGATGTCTTTGGAAAATTCAATCCGAAAATCATGCTGGTCTTTTTATACAAAATCATGGACAGCCTTGTCGGCAGACGTGTCCTTTTAAGTAACGGAGAAGAGGGTACAATCCTTATGGTCGACCCGTTTGAGCCGCTGCGTGCCCTGATAAAGACCGAAGACACACTGATCGACATGCGTCTTAACAGAGGATTAAGGATTTCCAGGGTCTTAAATGATTCCATTGTAGGGGTATAA
- a CDS encoding divergent PAP2 family protein: MNKGAVIAITSIGLAQALKIPIHYAKTKEWKPDLFLATGGMPSSHSAGVSSLTTYVALTRGVRSIDFALSLVYGMIVMYDAQGIRRQTGELTLKVNDLDELIDKINEDDPVEFEEKSKDPLKEMLGHQPKEVLGGALLGMVMGYAGYLLTRKR; encoded by the coding sequence ATGAATAAAGGTGCAGTTATTGCTATAACCAGTATAGGCCTGGCACAGGCTTTAAAAATACCGATTCATTATGCAAAAACAAAGGAATGGAAACCGGATTTATTTTTGGCAACAGGAGGCATGCCGAGCTCCCACTCAGCAGGTGTCTCATCCTTAACCACATATGTAGCCCTTACAAGAGGTGTGCGTTCAATTGATTTCGCTTTGTCACTTGTTTATGGCATGATTGTTATGTATGATGCTCAGGGTATCAGACGGCAAACAGGAGAACTCACTCTGAAGGTGAATGACCTTGATGAATTGATTGATAAAATCAACGAGGATGACCCTGTTGAATTTGAAGAAAAATCCAAGGATCCTTTGAAGGAAATGCTCGGACACCAGCCAAAAGAGGTGCTTGGCGGCGCACTTCTTGGGATGGTCATGGGATATGCTGGATATCTTCTAACGAGAAAACGGTAG
- a CDS encoding 5'-3' exonuclease: MLVDGMALLFRAFFATAVSGQFMINSKGVPTNAIHGFIKHFATAVAKFKPTHTAVCWDMGSKTFRTEMFDNYKANRPDAPVELLPQFDLVKEVVEALDIPNIGLPGYEADDCIGTIAKTVKEVDTVTILTGDKDILQLIDDRVSVILLQKGYGNYLVHNRDTLYAEKGIWPEQMIDLKAFMGDPSDNYPGVRGIGEKTAIKLLQEHSNVEGVIANLHQLTKSQRAKIEADLEMLHLSRQLAEIKCDVPVECKMDDALYRIDREKLLSKFNEVELRGLHRLFETETMYA; encoded by the coding sequence ATGCTTGTTGACGGAATGGCTTTGCTGTTCAGGGCTTTTTTCGCAACTGCTGTTTCAGGTCAGTTCATGATCAATTCCAAAGGGGTTCCGACCAACGCTATCCATGGATTTATCAAGCATTTCGCAACAGCAGTTGCAAAATTCAAGCCTACACATACAGCTGTATGCTGGGATATGGGAAGCAAGACATTCCGTACAGAAATGTTTGATAATTACAAAGCAAACAGGCCAGATGCACCTGTCGAGCTGCTTCCGCAATTCGATCTTGTAAAAGAGGTTGTAGAAGCTTTAGATATTCCTAATATCGGTCTGCCTGGCTATGAAGCGGACGACTGTATCGGGACTATTGCCAAGACGGTGAAGGAAGTAGATACCGTAACGATTTTGACAGGGGATAAGGACATTCTCCAGCTGATTGACGATCGTGTTTCAGTCATCCTACTGCAGAAAGGCTACGGGAATTATCTAGTTCATAATCGCGATACCCTTTATGCTGAAAAGGGAATTTGGCCAGAACAGATGATTGACTTAAAAGCTTTTATGGGAGACCCTAGTGATAATTATCCCGGAGTTCGCGGAATCGGTGAAAAAACTGCCATTAAGCTGCTACAAGAACATTCAAATGTAGAAGGCGTCATTGCAAACCTGCACCAATTGACGAAATCACAGCGCGCCAAAATTGAGGCGGACCTAGAGATGCTTCATTTAAGCAGGCAGCTCGCTGAAATTAAGTGTGACGTTCCGGTTGAATGCAAGATGGATGATGCCTTATATAGAATTGACAGAGAGAAGCTCCTTTCCAAGTTCAATGAAGTAGAATTGAGAGGGCTGCACCGTCTCTTTGAAACCGAAACTATGTACGCATAG
- the cspD gene encoding cold-shock protein CspD: protein MQNGKVKWFNNEKGFGFIEVEGGDDVFVHFSAIQGDGYKSLEEGQEVSFEIVEGNRGPQAANVVKL, encoded by the coding sequence ATGCAAAACGGTAAAGTCAAATGGTTCAACAATGAAAAAGGTTTCGGTTTCATCGAAGTAGAAGGCGGAGACGATGTATTCGTTCACTTCTCAGCAATCCAGGGTGATGGCTACAAATCATTAGAAGAAGGCCAGGAAGTTTCTTTCGAAATCGTTGAAGGAAACCGCGGACCACAAGCAGCTAACGTAGTAAAATTATAA
- a CDS encoding sulfurtransferase has product MQYYVDLEWLKEHLGEKEIRIVDCRFKLGSPEEGRRQYQEGHIPGAVYFDLEKDLSGSVGEHGGRHPLPELNLLKEKLQDAGIGSETTVIAYDGIEGAFASRFWWLMKYVGHEKVYILNGGFTGWEKKGYPYNQSIPKFEKTSFTISENKEMLASYQDVRDTALNESGNNVLIDSRESKRYKGIEEPIDRIAGHIPTAINKPWMDGLENGAFKPREEQEKRFAELDRNQPIIVYCGSGITATPNYIALKEAGFKNVKLYAGSYSDWVSYKENPVIRENEL; this is encoded by the coding sequence TTGCAATATTATGTTGATTTGGAATGGCTTAAAGAGCATCTTGGTGAAAAGGAAATAAGAATCGTGGATTGCCGGTTCAAGCTGGGTAGTCCGGAAGAAGGCAGAAGACAATATCAAGAAGGTCATATTCCAGGGGCAGTTTATTTCGATCTGGAAAAGGATTTATCAGGCTCAGTTGGGGAGCATGGAGGCAGACACCCGCTTCCTGAGTTGAACCTGTTAAAAGAAAAACTGCAGGACGCTGGAATAGGCAGCGAAACAACAGTAATTGCCTACGATGGTATTGAAGGTGCTTTCGCTTCTAGATTCTGGTGGCTCATGAAATACGTTGGCCACGAAAAGGTGTATATACTAAATGGTGGCTTCACTGGGTGGGAAAAGAAAGGATACCCATATAATCAATCCATCCCGAAATTTGAGAAAACATCATTCACCATATCAGAAAATAAAGAGATGCTTGCCTCTTATCAAGACGTGAGGGATACAGCGTTGAATGAGTCTGGGAACAATGTCCTTATAGACTCCAGGGAAAGCAAACGTTACAAAGGAATCGAAGAGCCAATTGACAGAATCGCGGGTCATATTCCCACAGCCATCAATAAACCGTGGATGGACGGCTTGGAAAATGGTGCCTTTAAGCCGAGGGAAGAGCAGGAAAAGCGTTTTGCAGAACTGGACCGGAATCAGCCCATCATCGTATATTGCGGTTCGGGAATAACAGCCACACCTAACTATATTGCTTTAAAGGAAGCTGGTTTTAAAAACGTCAAACTGTATGCAGGTAGTTACAGCGACTGGGTATCTTACAAAGAGAATCCTGTGATCCGGGAGAATGAACTATAA
- a CDS encoding reverse transcriptase-like protein translates to MFEVYIDGASAGNPGPSGAGIFIKGEGEVFRYSIPLGVMSNHEAEYHAFIIALEICIEKSLKVVSFRTDSQLVNAAVEKEFVKNKLYAPLLEKALILTGQFDLFFMKWIPSSENKTADELARKAIRDNDTKGTEN, encoded by the coding sequence TTGTTCGAAGTATATATCGATGGCGCAAGTGCTGGCAATCCCGGTCCAAGCGGTGCTGGGATTTTTATTAAAGGAGAAGGAGAAGTTTTCAGATATTCCATTCCTCTTGGCGTCATGTCAAACCATGAAGCTGAATATCATGCATTTATAATAGCATTGGAAATCTGTATCGAGAAGAGTTTGAAGGTAGTTTCATTCAGGACTGATTCTCAGCTTGTTAATGCGGCAGTCGAGAAAGAATTTGTTAAAAACAAGCTTTATGCCCCTCTTTTGGAAAAAGCCTTGATTCTTACCGGGCAATTCGACCTGTTTTTCATGAAATGGATTCCATCGAGTGAAAATAAGACTGCTGATGAATTGGCCAGAAAAGCAATCAGAGACAACGATACGAAAGGAACCGAAAATTAA